The genomic segment TGCCCGTCTCCGAGATCGTAGTGAGTCTCGCTCCGGATCTGGACCTGGTTCCTTCTTCCATACATCTGGCGAATTTTACGACTCCTTACGAGAGGGACGATTTCGAATTATTGAAAGACGCATTATTGCCGATCCGTTCCGCTTATGAGTATATCATCATAGATTGTCCTCCTTCTTTGGGTCTGATTCTGGAGAATGCTTTGATCGCTGCGGACTTGGTTCTCGTTCCCATACAGACCCGCGCGTTCAGCGTGCAGGGTCTTAAGGATCTTCACGGCACGATAGAGAAGATCAAAAAGAAGGCGAATCCCGAACTAGGTCTCTTGGGCGCTGTCTTGAATCAGTATGAGGACTCAAGAGCTCTCTCCGGGCTTGCCGATGCGATCCGTAAATATTTCCCTGTATTCGAGTCCGTAGTTTACAGAAGAGAAGCTATTCCTCAATCCCAAGCGAAGAGGAAATTATTGTCGGAATACGATCCGAAAGCGATGCAGATGTTTTCCACTCTGGCGGAAGAAGTGGTGAGGAGAGCCAATGGCGAAAAGGGCTGATTTTGCGGGATTGGATTTACTCACCGCATTCGGAGGAGAGGAAACTT from the Leptospira wolffii serovar Khorat str. Khorat-H2 genome contains:
- a CDS encoding ParA family protein; this encodes MKARVLSIDEVVSEYAFDSEAEFLEKAEAWSLPKDSKGKYKKEVLDKYFQKRKKHSFESVIIAVSNQKGGEGKTTVSICLAEALARSGKKVLLIDWDAQANITQLYVGQTDKSVFHTLGYRGEPKLPVSEIVVSLAPDLDLVPSSIHLANFTTPYERDDFELLKDALLPIRSAYEYIIIDCPPSLGLILENALIAADLVLVPIQTRAFSVQGLKDLHGTIEKIKKKANPELGLLGAVLNQYEDSRALSGLADAIRKYFPVFESVVYRREAIPQSQAKRKLLSEYDPKAMQMFSTLAEEVVRRANGEKG